The Alteribacter keqinensis DNA segment TGAATCAGCTGATGGACTCGGATAAAATCAATGTCCGTACCCCGTATACCGTTGAAAAACTTCATGGTGACGGTGAAAAGATAACGGCTGTCGACATCAAGATGAAAGACAGTGATGAAGTTGAAACCGTAGAAGTGGACGCAGTCATTGTCAACTACGGCTTTGTCTCCGCCCTCGGTCCGATTAAAGAGTGGGGTCTGGAAATTGAAAAAAACTCCATTGTTGTTAACTCTAAAATGGAAACAAACATTAAGGGTATTTATGCTGCGGGTGACGTGGCTACCTATGATGGTAAAGTGAAGCTGATTGCCTGCGGATTTGGCGAAGCACCAATTGCCGTCAACAATGCAAAAGCTTCGATTGACCCAAAAGCGAGGGTTTTCCCAGGACACAGTTCCAGCATGTTCCCGCAATAAGGGTTTTATTGTCTATCCTCGAAGGCAGACAGATCAGGTTTGTTCATAAATTCACATAAGGTAGCAGAGTCTTTACTTATAGGATATGCCGGTTCCTGTCAACGGGGAACCGGCATTTGTCTTGACTTCTTTTAAGTTTCGCTCCGCCCACGGAAGCGGATTGGGAATGAATTCACAACAAACACAAACCCTTCATATCTTAACCCGGCAAATCTTCATAGAAAGTCAATAAAGTCCTCTGCCGCTTGTTCTCAACCCACCTCCTCATTGAGTCCAAATGAAAACCAACCCCTGCTGGAGTTGGTTTGTATGTTTAGCAATCTTCAGGTGTTCCTTTATTGGTAGCTGTTCTGAATGAGGCACCACAGCCGCATGAGGCAATGGCATTGGGATTGTCTAATGTAAATCCTCCGCCCATCATGTTCTGCTTGTAATCAATTTTAACACCATCCATAACCGGGATGCTCTCTTTGTCCATGACCACTTTTATGCCGTGTAACTCGAACGTTTCGTCGTCGGCATTCACTTCTGTATCAAAGCCCATTCCATAGGACAAACCGCTGCATCCGCCGCCTTTAACCCCGACGCGAAGGAAGCTGTTATGATTCTCTTCTGCTTTCATCATCTCTTTGATCTGGGTTGCTGCTGCTTCGGTAATATTCAGCATTTTTGCCCCTCCTTTCATATCTTTCCATTATATCGTCTAAAGCCGGTACCGTAAAGCTGATTGGTTTCTTAAAAATTTCAGGTCCTGCCCAGCTCTTCTCTGAACTGCATGAGCAGATTATGATAACGGTCAATCTCTTTACTATATTCCAAAACAGTAGGATGGTCACGGCCATGGGCTTCAGCTGCTCTCACCATTTCTATTCGCAGCTTCTCAATCTCCCGCATAAGTTCAGTTAACTTTCGTTCACGTCCCTGATCCGTTTCTTCAATCACAACCATCCCCTCCTTTTATATACATGCTTGCATACTTACCCCCTATTTTACACCACTCACCTGAAAACGGAACAGTAAGTCGCTCAATCTTTAGAAAGTTATTCACTTCCAGGTCACACAAGTGTATTTGGTCATTACTGTTTTACATGATTGTAAAATTGATGATAAGATAGACGGAGAGTTTTGACAAAACACTGTTTTCAGGTGCTGCAGCATATACCGTTAACCGGTCGCAAAACGATCGATGGTCATATAACAGAATGGGGGAAATTCCATGTCAATTTTGTTAATGGATCAAGAGTTAAAAAAGATTCAGGACAAAGTAGTAAATGGTGAGAGACTTACAATTGAAGACGGCCTTAAACTTTACGAAACAGAAGACTTTCTTGGAGTAGCGCAGTTAGCCAATATGGTAAACGAGCGTAAAAACGGCAAGAACGTCTACTTTATCGAAAACATGTACATCAATCCTACAAACGTCTGTGAAGCCAGCTGTGCGTTTTGCGGATTTAAGCGTAAGCCCGGTGAAGAAGGGGCCTACACCATGCACGAAGAAGAACTGCTTAAATATGTGGAAGACCGCTGGAATGACAACATCCGTGAATTTCATATCGTAGGCGGACACAATCATCAGGTGCCGTTTGATTACTACCTTGACACGATCCGCACATTGAAAAAGCACTACCCACAATGTACGGTCAAGGCTTATACAGGAGCAGAAATTGAGTTCTTCTCTCGTATCTCCGGTCTCAGTATGAAAGAAGTGCTTCAGGAACTTGTTAAAGCCGGTCTTGACACTCTTCCCGGCGGTGGCGCTGAAATCCTGACAGAGCGTTACCGTGCGAAAATGAGCCCTGAAAAAGCATCAACTGATGAGTGGCTGGAAGCTCACGAGCTTGCTCATGAGCTTGGTCTTAAAACACATGCCACGATGCTTTACGGTTCTATTGAAACAAAAGAAGAGCGTTTGATTCACATGGACCGTCTTCGTCAGCTTCAGGATAAAACGAACGGCTTTATGGTGTTTATTCCATTAGCGATGCAGCCAAGAAGTGTGAACGCAAATCTTACACGCCGTACATCTGCTTATGATGACCTGCGTACGATTGCCATCAGCCGTCTCATGCTTGATAACTTTGATCATATTAAAGCTTACTGGATCAACATCGGTCCTCAGCTGACTCAAATGGCTCTTTCATTCGGATCATCGGACATTCACGGTACACTTATCGAAGAACGTATTTCTCACGCTGCGGGCGCTTTAACATCACAAGGCCTGACGCGAAAAGAACTGATCCATCTCATTAAAGGGGCAGACAAGAAACCAGTCGAGCGTGATACATTCTATAACGTCATTAAAGAATATTAAGATACACAAAACCCTGATGCGTTTATGCATCAGGGTTTTTCTTTGAAATATTACGTTTTCTGTTTTTGTGTAAATCAATTGTTGCTAATCGCAGAAATTGAAGATGAAGCCTGCATGCCCTTCGCTTTCTGCGGCGGTGCCCCCACGCCCACAGCAGTCTCTGATAGAGTACCCTGCTTTAACACGCTTAAGACCGGACTTGTCTCGGAATGTAAACTCCGTCACAAATTACTTCTGCGGGGCCTGTCATCCAAACTTCCCCTTCAAGGTCCCAGCGGATGGTTAAGTCCCCTCCAGCAAGGTGAACCGTAATTTCCTCGTCACGCTTTGAATACCCGTTTAATACAGAAGCTACAGCTGCCGCACAGGCGCCTGTACCGCAAGCCTGGGTAATTCCCGAGCCGCGCTCCCAAACACGGAAGTGCATCTCATTGGAAGATACGATTTCAACGAATTCAACGTTCACCCAGTCTGGAAAACGTATATCTTTTTCGATTACCGGTCCGAGTGTTGTCAATGGGGCCTGGTTAATATCATCAACAAAAAACACCGCGTGGGGATTACCCATGGAGATTGCTGTAAGGGAAAGTTCTTCCCCTCCTGCCTCAAAAGGTTCCGCTACTACTATTTCTGCATTTTCCCCGATCATTGGGATGGCCTTCCGTTCCATAACAGGCTGCCCCATATTGACAGTCACTGCTTTAACTTTCTCATCGGCCAATTGAACTTCGGCCGTAACATTTCCACTTTTCGTTTCAATTGTCATTTCCGTACTGTTCACAAGTCCTCTCTCAAAGGAAAATCTGGCTACACACCGAAGACCGTTTCCGCAGTTTTTTGCTTCTGATCCGTCATTATTAAAAACCCTCATCCTGACATCAGAGGTTTCAGACGGCCCAATCAGGATCATTCCGTCAGAACCGATTCCCTGAAACTGATCAGCCACTTCGACTGCCAGGGAAGGCAGCTGCTCCTCTTGGAGTGTTACCTCAAACTCGTTGATATAAATGTAATTATTTCCAAGTCCATGCATTTTTGTGAAAGGCACTTTCATGTTCATCACTCCATACTTCTTTATATTACCTTAATGGTTCAGACGTCCAGAAATAGTCGTCGTCTGCTTCAAGGATGATCATCGTTTTTAAACAGCATGGCATGTTGAGCCTTTGCTTTACATGCTCTTTCGCTCTTTCCAGATCGCGGTTTTTCATATTTGTAAGAACATTCTCTTCTCCGCAGAACGGGCATTCAGAAAGGTAAATGTCGCCCATTTGCTTATCATAAGGCCATGTATGACTAAAAGGAATCACTTTCATATGCAGTCTCACTCCCTTGCGTTGATTTTAGCATGTATAGATGAGGAAAACAGCTTCTCTAATACCATTGAAGCTTTATTAAAAAACGTTGACTGAAGCGCCATGATACCTGTGTTTAACAGAGGCAAATAAAAAAAGTGCCTCACCAAGGCATCGATCCGCCTTATGAGACACCCTCTCTTCATTAAAACATTGGATTTTCTTCCAGATGTTTATAAATATTATCGTAAAGCTCGTCGTTCGTGTCACCAGTCACTACGTCTCCATTTACAAGGGCAAAACGCTTTCTGGCACACTGACCGCAAAAGCTAAGACATCCATATTCAATCACATCGAGGTTCGGATCTTTTTCAAGACGTTCGCGAACTTCCTGCGTTCCGCTTGCCAAGTTACTAACGCAAAACTCGATTATTGGTTTCATTCCTGCATCACCTCTTCGATGGTCAACCATAATCCTATCGTCTCACATATACCGTGTCAACATTCACGCTTATGATCGTGTAAAAAATTCGTAAAAATATTGTTATTTCGACAAAAAGTTGATAAACTTTAAACGTAGTAAAACGTTTACATATATTTCAACGTGTTTATAATCAAGGGGTCTGCCCCTTGTATATAGGGAGATACGCACATCCAAGAGGAGGCTGATCGTGTGAGAGATTTACTTATTTTAGGCGGCGGGTATGGCGGTTTACGGGTCATTCAACGGCTGCTTGCACAGAAAGACTTAAAGGATGTAAACATTACGTTAGTGGAAAAAGAGGCTTATCATAGTCTGAAGACGGAGTTTTACGCACTGGCTGCCGGTACTGTTGCCGATAAGCACCTTCGTGTAGCCTTTCCAAACGATGTCCGCCTTGAACTTAAATATGAAACCGTTACAGGTATTCACCTTGACGACAATAAGGTTGAACTGGCAAGCCGCGAGGAACTTTCATACGATGACCTTGTGATTGGTCTTGGCTGTGAAGATAAGTATCACGGTGTTCCAGGAGCAGATAAGTATACCCTCAGTATTCAGACAATGAGACGCTCCAGAAAAACCAACCAGGTTATTCAAGCCATCCATAATGGAGGAACAGTCGCCATTGTCGGTGGGGGCCTGAGCGGGGTTGAGCTTGCCAGTGAACTTCGTGAAAGCCGCCCTGACCTTAAAATCAAGCTCTTTGACCGCGGGGAAAACATTCTCTCCATGTTCCCGGCGAAACTCTATAATTATGTAACGGACTGGCTCATCAAAAACGACGTTGAAATCATTAATAAAGCCAACATTACAAAAGTAGAAGAGAATGTTTTGTATAACCATGATGAAGCTATCTCGACTGATGCCATTATCTGGACTGCAGGAATTCAGGCCAACAAGCTTGTGAGAGAGCTTGATGTGGATAAAGATAACCAGGGCCGTGTAAACGTAACCGAGCACCACTTAATCCCGGGATATGAAAACGCTTTTGTTGTCGGTGACTCTGCACGGTTAAAACAGGCACCATCAGCTCAGCTTGCGGAAGCTCAAGCCGAGCAAATTGCCATGCTTCTTCAAAAGAAGTGGAACGGCGAAGAGTGGCCGAAGGAATTGCCGCGTATTAAGCTGAAAGGCGTTCTCGGCTCACTTGGAAAAAAACACGGTTTCGGTTTAATGGGAGAAAAATCATTAACAGGCCGTGTACCGCGAGTACTCAAATCCGGTGTACTTTGGATGTATAAATATCACTCAGGATCGTAAAAACAATATAACGATTGTCAGGAAGAGACATTTCCTCACTAAAAAAAGCCTCCAACAGCGGAGGCTTTTTATTTGTCTCTGTTAAAGGTAGATGCCAATTTACACTCATGGCACTTTCCAAGGACCGCTCGATACTGAGCGTATTGCAATTATGGGATCTCCCCGGAACACAAAAACCATGGAAAAAAACCTCCCGGCACATGCTTCTTCCATCACCCTGAGGCTTGAGACGTATTTTCAGCAGCAGACTGATGCTGCTTAATTTTTTCATAAATACTTGAAAGCTTCGGATTTCCTTCAGCCACCACTTCACCGTTCAACACAACAAGAGGATAAAAGAATTCATCATCCAGAATTCGCTCTGCAAATGAAGCCTGCTCTTCCCCGACCGGCGAATCGATATCACAGTAGACGAACCTGAATTTCTGTTCTGGAAACTTACGGGTAATTGCTGCTTCGAGCCACTCTTTTGTTTCAAAAGCGGTCGGTAAATGAATACAGCTGGCACACTTAACTTCTGCGCCGTATATAGTGATTTTAATCGGTGTCATAAAAGAACCTCCCTGAAAAGTCGAGGATAAAAACGTTTACACCCTTATTTTATCATAGATATATGTTATACTCATGGGGAATCCCATTTACAGAAAAATGGGTGAATGAAAAAGAAAGATTTAAGCACGTTCATGGATTTTTTAGCGTATGGATATTATAATGAAAGATAAAGAAAGGAGTGTTTATTCAATGGCAACTGAAACAACTATGGAACAACAAGTACAGGAAGTATTAGATAAACTGCGTCCGTTCCTGCTGCGTGATGGCGGAGACGTTGAGCTTGTAGACATCGACGAAGACGGTGTTGTAAAAGTACGTTTGATGGGAGCTTGCGGTTCATGCCCAAGTTCAACAATCACTCTTAAAGCAGGTATCGAGCGTGCATTGCTTGAAGAAGTACCTGGTGTAACAGAACTTGAACAAGTATTTTAATTTGAATCCCTCTGCATAAGCAGAGGGATTTTTTTTTGCAGTTATACAGTTTTCTTGTTTACAAGTGCTTTTGGCCGGTATCCTTTCAAAATGTGAGCGATGTTCCGGCTCGCAAGCTCACCCATGGCATGTCTTGTTTCCACAGAAGCACTGCCGATATGCGGAAGTGCAACTACATTTGGAAAAGAAAGCAATGGATGGTCCGGCTTAACCGGCTCTTCTGCAAATACATCGAGCCCTGCACCTGCGATCAGTCTCTCCTGTAATGCATGAACAAGTCCTCTTTCGTCCACAAGTCCGCCTCTTGAAGCATTAATAAAGAACGCAGTGTTCTTCATTTGTTTAAACACGCTGTATGTAAACATCTGTTTGGTTTCTTTAGTCAGGGGAGCAAGACAAACAACAAAATCCGCTTCTTTTACAAGCTCTTCAAAGCCTGCATACCGTGCCCCCGTTATGTTTTCAGCTTCACGGTTTCTCGATCGGTTGTGATAAAGAATGTTCATATCAAAGCCGGCCGCACGTTTTGCCACTGCCGAGCCGATCCGCCCCATCCCTACAATGCCGATTGTTTTATGGTGAACGTCTGTTCCTGCCAAAAGCATGGGAGCCCACTCTTTCCAGTTTCCTTCGGCCAGGTATGCAGCTGCTTCGGGCAGACGTCTTGCCGCACTTAATAACAGTGCAAATGTTAAGTCTGCTGTAGTATCTGTAAGGATGTCCGGCGTGTTGCAAACGAGTATGCCCAGCTCATCAGCTGCCTCAATATCGATGTTGTCGAAACCTACGGCCATGTTCGAAACCACCCGGAGCTTTGAAGCAGATTCCAGAAGATCCCGGTCAATGGAGTCACTCACCATTGTCAGCAGACCATCCGCTTTTTCAGCTTCTTCTTCAAGACGTGCCCGGGGGACGGGTTCATCGTCTTTTTCCCACATCACTACGTTTGCCATTTCCAGCAGCGGCTCAATTGTCTTTTCCGGCAGGGTACGGGTAATAAAGATATAAGGTTTACTCCTCACTGCAATCGCCTCCTCTCTACATTATAATTGACCCGGCTTTAAACGAAAACACTTTTAGAAAGAGTTAAGCCGCCCCAATAAAAAAGATGACCTGCAAGGTTTCAATATTCCCTTCCAAGCCATCTCTTTTTACCCCAGCCATCCTGGCAGACGCATACGGGTTCGTTCATCAATCATATAGTGAAGAACGTTGTTTACATTTTTCTCGTAACTGCCGGAATCGTAAATTGCAGTACGAAATTCACTGGCAAGCTCTCCTTTTTTCCGTTCGTCTACACTTTGGTAATATTCTTCTACAGTATCAAAGTAATGAAGGGGAAAAAGAAGCCTGGCAGCTACAAGTTTACGATCCACCACCGTCAATGGCCTCTCCTGATCATAGGTTGTAAGCATCTCCGGAAACTGCAGCGGCCTGTTTCTTTCGTTACCGGAAGATTGTTTGAAATCATCACGGAGCCACTCCGATAAGTCTCTTGAAAAGTGATCATACACAAGCTGGCCCGGTACTTTTACAGCAGACGGGAACCGTTCATCTACAGTCAGCCAGGTTGAATCCTGGAAACGCCTGTGGCAAATCGTATTTCCCTGCTCCATAGATGCCGCCCCATCATCAATCGCAATGTCATTTAACAGCTGAATGGCATTCTCACTTAATCCCATATAGTACGGATACGTGAGAAGAAAATCCTCATCAAACGGGGTTTTGATTTGTTCATTTCTTATGTGCACATACCACGATTCCATCTGATCGAGTCTTTTTTCCCAGCGGCCCTTCCAGCTCTGGGCTCCAGACGGCGCTTTTCTTTTCCCTTGATGAGCATAGAACTGACCTCGCTGATGAAAAGTAGCCAGCCTTTTTCCTACAGGATCATAACTTCTCATCATCTTGGCTTCTGAAG contains these protein-coding regions:
- a CDS encoding HesB/IscA family protein is translated as MLNITEAAATQIKEMMKAEENHNSFLRVGVKGGGCSGLSYGMGFDTEVNADDETFELHGIKVVMDKESIPVMDGVKIDYKQNMMGGGFTLDNPNAIASCGCGASFRTATNKGTPEDC
- a CDS encoding aspartyl-phosphate phosphatase Spo0E family protein; translation: MIEETDQGRERKLTELMREIEKLRIEMVRAAEAHGRDHPTVLEYSKEIDRYHNLLMQFREELGRT
- the mqnE gene encoding aminofutalosine synthase MqnE gives rise to the protein MSILLMDQELKKIQDKVVNGERLTIEDGLKLYETEDFLGVAQLANMVNERKNGKNVYFIENMYINPTNVCEASCAFCGFKRKPGEEGAYTMHEEELLKYVEDRWNDNIREFHIVGGHNHQVPFDYYLDTIRTLKKHYPQCTVKAYTGAEIEFFSRISGLSMKEVLQELVKAGLDTLPGGGAEILTERYRAKMSPEKASTDEWLEAHELAHELGLKTHATMLYGSIETKEERLIHMDRLRQLQDKTNGFMVFIPLAMQPRSVNANLTRRTSAYDDLRTIAISRLMLDNFDHIKAYWINIGPQLTQMALSFGSSDIHGTLIEERISHAAGALTSQGLTRKELIHLIKGADKKPVERDTFYNVIKEY
- the dapF gene encoding diaminopimelate epimerase, which produces MKVPFTKMHGLGNNYIYINEFEVTLQEEQLPSLAVEVADQFQGIGSDGMILIGPSETSDVRMRVFNNDGSEAKNCGNGLRCVARFSFERGLVNSTEMTIETKSGNVTAEVQLADEKVKAVTVNMGQPVMERKAIPMIGENAEIVVAEPFEAGGEELSLTAISMGNPHAVFFVDDINQAPLTTLGPVIEKDIRFPDWVNVEFVEIVSSNEMHFRVWERGSGITQACGTGACAAAVASVLNGYSKRDEEITVHLAGGDLTIRWDLEGEVWMTGPAEVICDGVYIPRQVRS
- a CDS encoding YuzB family protein, translated to MKPIIEFCVSNLASGTQEVRERLEKDPNLDVIEYGCLSFCGQCARKRFALVNGDVVTGDTNDELYDNIYKHLEENPMF
- a CDS encoding NAD(P)/FAD-dependent oxidoreductase, encoding MRDLLILGGGYGGLRVIQRLLAQKDLKDVNITLVEKEAYHSLKTEFYALAAGTVADKHLRVAFPNDVRLELKYETVTGIHLDDNKVELASREELSYDDLVIGLGCEDKYHGVPGADKYTLSIQTMRRSRKTNQVIQAIHNGGTVAIVGGGLSGVELASELRESRPDLKIKLFDRGENILSMFPAKLYNYVTDWLIKNDVEIINKANITKVEENVLYNHDEAISTDAIIWTAGIQANKLVRELDVDKDNQGRVNVTEHHLIPGYENAFVVGDSARLKQAPSAQLAEAQAEQIAMLLQKKWNGEEWPKELPRIKLKGVLGSLGKKHGFGLMGEKSLTGRVPRVLKSGVLWMYKYHSGS
- a CDS encoding YuzD family protein, with amino-acid sequence MTPIKITIYGAEVKCASCIHLPTAFETKEWLEAAITRKFPEQKFRFVYCDIDSPVGEEQASFAERILDDEFFYPLVVLNGEVVAEGNPKLSSIYEKIKQHQSAAENTSQASG
- a CDS encoding NifU family protein; its protein translation is MDIIMKDKERSVYSMATETTMEQQVQEVLDKLRPFLLRDGGDVELVDIDEDGVVKVRLMGACGSCPSSTITLKAGIERALLEEVPGVTELEQVF
- a CDS encoding 2-hydroxyacid dehydrogenase — translated: MRSKPYIFITRTLPEKTIEPLLEMANVVMWEKDDEPVPRARLEEEAEKADGLLTMVSDSIDRDLLESASKLRVVSNMAVGFDNIDIEAADELGILVCNTPDILTDTTADLTFALLLSAARRLPEAAAYLAEGNWKEWAPMLLAGTDVHHKTIGIVGMGRIGSAVAKRAAGFDMNILYHNRSRNREAENITGARYAGFEELVKEADFVVCLAPLTKETKQMFTYSVFKQMKNTAFFINASRGGLVDERGLVHALQERLIAGAGLDVFAEEPVKPDHPLLSFPNVVALPHIGSASVETRHAMGELASRNIAHILKGYRPKALVNKKTV
- the yutH gene encoding spore coat putative kinase YutH codes for the protein MLERSLFDHYRLYPENILQAYQVTIIEANGERYMLTPVHSEQSQVQQQAEMANWLLSQGEDGIPELVPTDTGKATLDLDGTVMALYRLPSEAKMMRSYDPVGKRLATFHQRGQFYAHQGKRKAPSGAQSWKGRWEKRLDQMESWYVHIRNEQIKTPFDEDFLLTYPYYMGLSENAIQLLNDIAIDDGAASMEQGNTICHRRFQDSTWLTVDERFPSAVKVPGQLVYDHFSRDLSEWLRDDFKQSSGNERNRPLQFPEMLTTYDQERPLTVVDRKLVAARLLFPLHYFDTVEEYYQSVDERKKGELASEFRTAIYDSGSYEKNVNNVLHYMIDERTRMRLPGWLG